A stretch of DNA from Bacillota bacterium:
GCCCGGTCTTACCTCAATTCACGTGGAACAACGCTACCTGGACAGAATGCTGTTTACTGCTTCAGCCGCCTCCTTCAGGGCCTGTTCGGGCGTCTTCCGGTTCAACAGGGCGTCCTCAATGGCAGCAATGAGCCGGTTGGCGATCTCATTGTTGCGCTCGTTGGGCTGTTCAAAGCGCACGTAATCCAGCTGCCTAGCAAAGGCACTCTGCACGGGAAGAGCCTTGAACTCCCTACTCTCGAGGACTGAGAGCCTCGCCGGAACCTGTCCCGCCTTTGCCCAGTCAAGGCTGTGTTCCGTCAGCCAGTCGACGAAACGGAGAGCAGCCTGGATCCTGCTGCGATCCCTCTGCCTGGGCAGCACGAGGATATGGGTGCCGGCCCACGTTGCGTGTTGCTTCCCGAAGAGCGGAACGGGAGCCGCCCCGAAGTTCAACCCTTTCTCCATGAAGGCGTTGACCATCCACGGACCGTTCATGTGCATACCGATCTTCTTGGTCATAAACAGGAGTTCGGGATCGGCCACCTTGTCAGGGGCAATGCGGTACTTATAGATGAAGTCCACCCAGACTCGCAGAGCCTCTATCCCCTCGGGCGTGTAGAAAGTCGCCTTCGTCATCACTGGGTCCATCACGGTTCCGCCGTTTTGAAATAGAGTGGTTAGCCACTGCCACAACTGGCGCGGCTGCCATCCTCCGACAACGGCGATACCCCACTGTTCCACGGAATTGTAGTCAAATCCCTCCTCTCCCGGGTGTTTGCCGTTCTTGTCGACCGTGAGCCTTTTACCATACTCGATGAACTCCTCCAAGGTCGTCGGGGGCCTGTTGGGGTCGAGTCCTGCAGCCTTGAAGAGATCCTTGTTGTAGTAAAGGCCCAAGGAGTAGGACCCCAGCGGGATCCCATACACTTTCCCATCGAAGACCACTTTCTCCCACAGCAAAGGATGGTAGTCGGTGGGTTCGATTCCGACGCTACGTAGGGCGTCGTTTAACACCTCAAGGCTGTTGTTCTCGATGAATCTCGGCATGATCGAATCGTAGAGGACCGCAACATCAGGGGCCGTTCCGGTCCTTACCCCGAGGGTTAGCTTGTTGAGGTACTGATCGCCCGAGTACACCTGCATGCGCACTTCGATGTCCGGATTCTCCTGATTGAACCTGTTGCCCATCTGTTCCATGTACTTGCCGTCAGGACCAGTGAAAAGCGTCCAATACTGGATTACCGTTTTGGCGCTGACGGCCTGGCCAAAGGTGACAGCCAACACGGCGACCACTGCTACCACCAGAAGAATTCGGGTGTTTCTCACGTCTTTTACCCCCTCCGTGAAATGCACGGGACCGGATCCGTAACATGTAGGCAATCGACTGCTAGCGAGAGCCCCTTAATCTCACCTCCCTAGGTACGGGATGGCATCAACATGAAAAGCTGGTTGAGGCCGGAAGCTTTCCCGGAAACCTTACCGGGAAGGTTCCCGGCTCCATTGTAACCGCATCCTGGAGTGAGCACAAGGGAGAGTTGTCACCCGTCTCTCCGTCTTAAATCGCTTGGCTGAAAAGCAACTACGGTACCTTCTTGCCCCAGATACAGGTGCCGTAACGCGTAATCCCCGTAAACACCAGGGTAGGTCGCCAGTTCTCCCAATCCCACGCAGGGAGCACCTTCGCGGTAACGGCCCAGGATCGATCTTCCTGGTCTTCCGTCTCCGAGTCCCACCACACACAGAGCCGGTTTAGACCGTCAGCCTCCCAGCGACCACGTTTGTCGTCTTCCAGAGCAACCATTCGACCGTCGCCCGCGAGCTCAAGGCTTTGCGACTGAAGTATTCCGTTCGAACTCCGATCCAGGACGAGGCATTCCCAACGGCCTGGGAGTACGTTGGGTGCGATGGCCTGCTCATATTCCCCGGCGTATCGCTCCGGCGAGACCAGGGGCCAGCCGTCGTCCGACCAGACGATCCGTCTGACGTGAAGGTAAGACCAATCGGGATCCTTTCCGCCCCGGGCGTGGTGGAGGATGAAGTAATCGCCACCATCCCTCAAGACTGAGTTGTGGCCCGGAGCCAGCCAGCCGTCGTCGTTCCCGAATCGGTAACCACCCAAGATCTTGGTGCCTACCTCCGATGGTGGTACGACATCCGTGTCCGTCAACCGGTGTCCGTTGTAGTCAACGTACGGTCCCGTGATGCGATCCGAGCGGCCGACCCGGATGTTGTAGTCCGTAAAGAGGGAATCGTACGAAACGAATAGGTAGTACTTTCGAAAGCGCGGGTTGTGTATGATGTAGGGCCCTTCGACTGCGCCTTCTACGCTCCTGCGTCTGCGCGCGAGGAGCGTTCCCTCACCGTAGTTGACGAGCTTCCCGTTATTCGGGTCGATCCGAGAGAGGTAGATGCCGCCGAAGAACGATCCATAGACCATCCAGGGATTCCCGTCTGCATCCAGGACGATATTGGGATCGATGGCGTTTGGAACATCACCTCTTTGGGTCTTGAACACCTCTCCCTGATCCGTCCATGGCCCCTCGATCGCGGGACTCGTGGCCACCCCGATAAAGGACTGATTTGTCCCGAACGTGGAAGCGGCGTAGTACAAGTAATAGGTCAAGCCGAATCGAATGACATCAGGGGCCCACAGGTTCTTCGCCCCCGTCCACTCACGAGCGGCATCGGGAACCCCATCTAAAGCATATCCGAACCATTCCCAGTGGATCAGATCGGGCGACCGCCGGACTTGTATTCCGGGCCGCATGGGTGAGGCGTCGCCACGCATTACCTTTCGATCGGTCGAAAAGACGTAATACCATCGCCCATCCTTACGGATCGCCGGATCGTGTACGTTGTTGATCATCCAGCCTCGTTCGTCGTTAACGCTTGACAGATCGTACATCGGGTATCTGGGCGGTTCTGGTGGGAACACAGGTAAACCTGCCGTCACCGTTGCACTCCCCCATTTTCCACCCCGCTGTGAGTACGGACCGAATCGACGCTTCCTCGAGCCCAAGGCCAACTCCCATCAGCTCTCGTGCCGATAGACCTGCCAGCCCAGGTACTTGCCCAGCGCCTCCTCGACGACCCGAGCCGTTTGCGCCATGTTGATGCTGACGTGGTGCTCGAAGCCGTGCTCGCAGATGTAGCGCAGCACCTTCTGGAAGTTGGGCACGCGCACCACGCCGTAGCCGCCGGACGTGGAGAGGGGATCCCGGTTCAGCTCGCCTTCTCCGACGTAGGCCCGGATGGTGCGCGCCTCGTCGTCGGTCGAGATGCGCAGGTACGTGAACAGCCCGGGCTTGATTCGCCCGAAGATGGTACCGTACGAGCTTTCGGCGCCCACCGTCCCCGCGATGATCTCCTGATACTGCATCGTAGGCTCCTTGAAAACCTCCTTGTGCAGGTTGCTGCAGTGGTTCTCCCAAACCCACCGGTCCACCACGACCCCAAACCTGACCATCTTCTCGAGCGACGCCTGCGGAACGCCCTGAGTCGGTACGTACTCCTGAATGGCCGCGAGCTTGCGCTGAATCTCCGGGTCATCGGCTCCAAGCCGTCCCACCCGTCCCAGGGGTAGACCTCCTCGATGCGGACCCCCTCGCTTTCAAAGGCGTCCATGATCACTCGGGTGCCGAACCCCGTGGCCTCGATAAGCGCCCGATAGATTTCCTCGGCGCGGGTGGCCAGCGTCATCCCGACCATCATCCCGGTCAGATTCACGTCGACCAGGACCGACCGGTTGCCGTTCCACCAGTCGAGGGCCAGAAGCCCGCTCTCCCCTGGCCGCAGGGCAGAAGCCTTCGCCTCGAGCAGCGCGTGCAGGCCGACACCGCGCCGCCTGGCCTCGTCGTGGTACTCCGGCGGCACACCGTGCTCGACGTACCAGGTAAAGATGTCCCCGACGGCGGACTGCCCCGCTTCGTACCCGAAAAAGCCGGGCAGGATACCGTGCTCGACCACCCCGCACATGCCCTCCATCATGTGTTCCTCGGTACTGAGCACCATGCGACAGATGGACGTGCCCATCACCATGACCATCTTGTTGGGCGTAACCACCGTCGCCGCCGGCACGGCCACATGCGCATCCACGTTGCCCACTGCCACGGCAGTGCCGGGCACAAGACCGATCCGGGCGGCCAGGTCCGGCTTGAGCCCTCCCGCCAGCGAACCTTGGGGAAGGATCTGCCGGGACATCTTTTGGTCGATGACGTCGGCCAACCGAGGGTCGAGGGCGGCGAAGAAATCCCGGGAGGGGAAGCCTTCGCGCTTGCTCCAGATCGCCTTGCAGCCTGCCGTGGTGGCGTTTCGGGTCTCCCGCCCGGCCAGATACCACACGATCCAGTCCGCCGCCTCGATCAGCCGGTCGGCGGCGTCACAGACCTCGGGGGCCTCCTCGAGGATCTGCCAGACCTTCGGGAAGAACCACTCCGACGAGATCTTGCCGCCGTAGCGAGCCAGGAAGCATTCCCCACGTCGGCGCGCAATTTCGTTGAGGCGGTTGGCGTGGCCCTGAGCGGCATGGTGCTTCCAGAGCTTGACCCAGGCGTGGGGGTAGTCCCGGAACTCGGGGAGGAAGCAAAGCGGTGTGCCGTCGGCCTTGACCGGCAGCATCGTGCACGAGGTGAAGTCGATCCCGATCCCGATGACCTGCTCGCGCCGGACGCGGACCGACCGGAGAAGCTCGGCGATGGTCGTCTCGACGGTGCGGATGTAGTCTGCCGGATCCTGCAGGGCGAAGTCCGACGGAAGCTGCCTGGTGCTGCCGGGCAGCGTTTCGTCGATGACGCCGTTTTGGTACTCGTAGACGGACGTGGCCACTTCTTATCCCGTCTCCACGTCCACGAGAACGGCCCGGCCCGACAGGGTACCAAAGTCGATCCCGATGGCATATCGGGCCCCTGCTGTCGTCACCATGCCCTCAACCCCCCGCTCATACGGGACGTCTTGCCGAAGTGTTTTTACGCCGACTCCCGGATGACCATCTGAGGCGAAAGCACCACCACACCGACCCGTTCGCCAAGGCCGTTCGAACCGCCAATCATCCCCAGCAACATGTGGGCTGCTACCTGGCCA
This window harbors:
- a CDS encoding ABC transporter substrate-binding protein, which produces MRNTRILLVVAVVAVLAVTFGQAVSAKTVIQYWTLFTGPDGKYMEQMGNRFNQENPDIEVRMQVYSGDQYLNKLTLGVRTGTAPDVAVLYDSIMPRFIENNSLEVLNDALRSVGIEPTDYHPLLWEKVVFDGKVYGIPLGSYSLGLYYNKDLFKAAGLDPNRPPTTLEEFIEYGKRLTVDKNGKHPGEEGFDYNSVEQWGIAVVGGWQPRQLWQWLTTLFQNGGTVMDPVMTKATFYTPEGIEALRVWVDFIYKYRIAPDKVADPELLFMTKKIGMHMNGPWMVNAFMEKGLNFGAAPVPLFGKQHATWAGTHILVLPRQRDRSRIQAALRFVDWLTEHSLDWAKAGQVPARLSVLESREFKALPVQSAFARQLDYVRFEQPNERNNEIANRLIAAIEDALLNRKTPEQALKEAAEAVNSILSR
- a CDS encoding arabinan endo-1,5-alpha-L-arabinosidase, producing the protein MTAGLPVFPPEPPRYPMYDLSSVNDERGWMINNVHDPAIRKDGRWYYVFSTDRKVMRGDASPMRPGIQVRRSPDLIHWEWFGYALDGVPDAAREWTGAKNLWAPDVIRFGLTYYLYYAASTFGTNQSFIGVATSPAIEGPWTDQGEVFKTQRGDVPNAIDPNIVLDADGNPWMVYGSFFGGIYLSRIDPNNGKLVNYGEGTLLARRRRSVEGAVEGPYIIHNPRFRKYYLFVSYDSLFTDYNIRVGRSDRITGPYVDYNGHRLTDTDVVPPSEVGTKILGGYRFGNDDGWLAPGHNSVLRDGGDYFILHHARGGKDPDWSYLHVRRIVWSDDGWPLVSPERYAGEYEQAIAPNVLPGRWECLVLDRSSNGILQSQSLELAGDGRMVALEDDKRGRWEADGLNRLCVWWDSETEDQEDRSWAVTAKVLPAWDWENWRPTLVFTGITRYGTCIWGKKVP